From Spirosoma aerolatum, one genomic window encodes:
- a CDS encoding substrate-binding domain-containing protein: MKKLLLFSLLGVASCELPPRQGSTAGVANTFTETTPPGATEEYVMVTTAVSMPMYVNHDQATFLRWGRAHKVKVSILGPADWDVPAQINTIEEVIGTRPAGLLINGTDPAIGPVLNKAVAAGIPTVVYDSDIPNSKRHAFLGTDWYEIGKMQGNEMVRLLGGKGKIAYMGILGLTNMEAGFRGLLDVVKNYPGIEIVGKFDDKANVEDAARITSDLLAAHPDLAGLCGFDSNSGPGMGLAVKEAGRVGKVKITTVDWEPEHLQLVQEGVIQMLAGQKRELFTWYGAQFLYDMVHQTNRLSAHDEQAGITNIPTAVNTGLLRITKKNVNEFISRSAN; encoded by the coding sequence ATGAAAAAACTACTGTTATTCAGCCTCCTGGGCGTGGCTTCCTGTGAGCTGCCTCCCCGTCAGGGTTCGACTGCCGGAGTAGCAAACACCTTTACCGAAACAACCCCGCCAGGCGCTACGGAAGAGTACGTCATGGTGACAACTGCCGTGTCGATGCCCATGTACGTTAACCATGATCAGGCTACGTTCCTCCGTTGGGGCCGTGCGCACAAGGTGAAGGTATCCATTCTGGGGCCTGCCGATTGGGACGTTCCGGCACAGATTAACACGATTGAGGAGGTGATTGGCACCCGTCCGGCGGGTTTACTTATCAACGGCACCGATCCGGCCATTGGGCCGGTTCTTAACAAGGCAGTGGCGGCAGGCATACCCACGGTGGTGTACGATTCGGATATACCGAACTCAAAACGCCATGCCTTCCTGGGCACCGACTGGTATGAGATCGGTAAGATGCAGGGCAACGAGATGGTGCGGTTATTGGGCGGGAAAGGCAAAATCGCCTACATGGGTATTCTGGGCCTCACCAACATGGAAGCGGGCTTTCGGGGGCTACTGGATGTGGTAAAGAACTACCCCGGCATCGAAATCGTCGGAAAATTTGACGATAAGGCCAACGTGGAAGATGCTGCCCGGATCACTTCCGATCTGCTGGCAGCCCACCCCGACCTGGCCGGGTTGTGTGGCTTCGACTCCAACTCAGGACCAGGCATGGGGTTGGCCGTGAAAGAAGCCGGACGCGTCGGAAAGGTGAAAATCACTACGGTCGACTGGGAGCCGGAGCACCTTCAACTCGTTCAGGAAGGGGTTATCCAAATGCTGGCGGGTCAAAAACGAGAATTGTTTACCTGGTATGGGGCTCAGTTCCTGTATGATATGGTTCATCAAACCAACCGGCTTTCGGCTCATGATGAGCAAGCTGGCATCACCAATATCCCTACCGCAGTGAATACGGGATTACTACGTATCACGAAAAAAAATGTGAATGAATTTATCAGCCGTTCGGCCAACTAG
- a CDS encoding PA14 domain-containing protein: protein MGAFPWVADLSSCPTTQSGIKPNTDLTKTGIQPGMVYLEGYLKIPKDGMYQFSMYGNGSYVLRLHEALVLDRSSIPISLN, encoded by the coding sequence ATGGGCGCATTCCCCTGGGTAGCAGATCTTAGCAGTTGTCCAACCACGCAATCGGGTATCAAACCGAATACCGACCTGACCAAAACAGGAATTCAGCCAGGTATGGTTTACCTGGAAGGTTATCTAAAAATACCCAAGGATGGCATGTACCAGTTCAGTATGTATGGAAACGGTAGCTATGTTTTGCGGCTACACGAAGCGCTGGTTTTAGACCGCAGCTCTATCCCGATCAGCCTAAATTGA
- a CDS encoding sulfatase family protein — protein MTYRFPLFAILVGLATQLSGWASFSIREPAAQVPERPNILWITCEDMSYHLACFGDKQVKTPNLDRLAAEGVRYSHVYSTAGVCAPSRSSIITGMYQMSIGTQHMRTLQGDPYPHKFSPVKTYSAVIPDYVHCFPEYLRKAGYYCTNNVKQDYQFLPPVTVWDESSPKAHWRNRPTGKPFFAIFNSVITHESQIWSREKEPLLVRPEEVIVPAYYPDTKTVRHDIARNLTNVMRMDSIMGGIIQQLKDDGLYDNTIIFFYSDHGDGLPFVKREVYDRGLRVPMIVRIPEQFRIKGAGRVGSIDDQLISFVDLAPTVLSLANIPIPEYIQGQAFLGAQEAKSPRNYIFAGRDRMDMPVDRVRAVGDGRFKYYRNFMPEKPYYQNIEFRLNMPMMKELLQLRDEGKLNATQMMWFRPTKPAEELCDTQTDPDEFTNLVDNPKYKAKLEELRGQMDAWLKKVGDKSAVSEAAMLKQMWNGGNEPPKTASPELVKTGHTIRIRCATPGASVGYILKHGTDQANVWQVYSGQILMLQPGDSLRVVAQRIGYLPSKELKMKE, from the coding sequence ATGACTTATCGATTTCCACTGTTTGCCATTCTGGTAGGTCTGGCTACCCAGCTATCGGGTTGGGCCTCTTTTTCGATTCGCGAGCCAGCGGCTCAGGTACCTGAACGTCCGAATATTCTCTGGATTACCTGCGAGGATATGTCCTATCATCTGGCCTGTTTTGGCGACAAGCAGGTGAAAACACCTAATCTTGATCGACTGGCTGCTGAAGGCGTCCGGTATTCGCATGTGTATTCAACGGCTGGGGTTTGCGCACCCAGTCGGTCGTCCATTATTACGGGTATGTATCAGATGTCGATCGGAACTCAGCACATGCGTACACTACAGGGCGATCCGTATCCGCATAAATTTTCGCCCGTGAAAACGTATTCGGCTGTGATTCCAGATTATGTCCATTGCTTTCCGGAATACCTACGTAAAGCGGGCTATTACTGTACCAATAATGTAAAACAGGATTACCAGTTTCTGCCTCCCGTTACGGTATGGGACGAAAGCAGCCCAAAAGCCCACTGGCGAAACCGGCCTACTGGTAAGCCCTTCTTTGCCATCTTTAACTCCGTTATAACCCATGAGTCGCAAATCTGGTCAAGGGAAAAGGAGCCGCTGCTGGTTCGGCCCGAAGAGGTGATCGTCCCAGCCTATTATCCTGATACCAAAACCGTACGACATGACATTGCCCGAAATCTGACCAACGTAATGCGGATGGACTCGATCATGGGCGGCATCATTCAGCAACTCAAAGACGACGGCCTCTACGATAACACGATTATCTTTTTCTATTCCGATCACGGCGATGGACTCCCCTTCGTGAAGCGGGAAGTGTATGACCGGGGGCTACGTGTACCCATGATTGTTCGGATTCCTGAGCAGTTCCGCATCAAAGGCGCTGGCCGTGTGGGATCAATAGATGACCAACTCATTAGCTTTGTCGATCTGGCGCCTACGGTGCTGTCATTGGCCAACATTCCGATTCCTGAGTATATTCAGGGGCAGGCTTTCTTAGGAGCGCAGGAGGCTAAATCACCACGTAACTACATTTTTGCCGGGCGAGATCGGATGGATATGCCGGTAGATCGGGTACGGGCCGTGGGCGATGGGCGGTTTAAGTACTACCGGAATTTCATGCCCGAAAAACCGTACTACCAGAACATTGAATTCCGACTGAATATGCCGATGATGAAGGAACTGCTGCAACTCCGCGACGAAGGCAAACTGAACGCAACCCAGATGATGTGGTTCCGCCCGACCAAACCCGCCGAAGAACTATGCGATACCCAAACTGATCCCGATGAGTTTACCAATCTGGTCGACAATCCGAAATACAAGGCCAAGCTTGAGGAATTACGTGGCCAGATGGATGCCTGGCTGAAAAAGGTGGGGGATAAGAGCGCTGTTTCTGAGGCAGCCATGCTAAAACAGATGTGGAATGGGGGAAATGAGCCCCCAAAAACCGCTTCGCCAGAACTGGTAAAAACCGGGCATACCATTCGTATTCGATGCGCTACACCGGGGGCTTCAGTAGGGTATATTCTCAAACATGGCACGGATCAAGCCAATGTCTGGCAGGTATATAGTGGCCAGATATTGATGCTCCAGCCGGGCGATTCATTACGGGTCGTTGCGCAGCGAATTGGCTATTTGCCCAGTAAAGAGCTGAAAATGAAAGAATAA
- a CDS encoding GH39 family glycosyl hydrolase: MDAVFSQSIDTSKDRVKTDFSISLPRLGSVKPRSTREIESSNWLIGCETMDRDFTDYDQYKEYLVPLGIKRLRMQAGWDKTEKIKGQYDWVWLDHIIDDAHKRGLKPWLQTSYGNHNYPNGGGSNLGAGVPTSNEALEAWDRWVEAMVKRYKDKVVDWEIWNEPNFGDNQENTPEKAAALNIRTIDIIKRIQPEAKVSGLALGHIGLDYADRFFKVLAEKKKINLFDNFTYHDYTYNPDSHYPKVMQLRAVLDKYAPTIPLRQGENGAPSSPGFGRGALGDYEWSELTQAKWDTRRMLGDLGHDIESSVFGIIEMAYTSGPIHRLNYKGIIKSDSTKRAIRPKIAYYAIQNVTAIFDHSLQRIKKLEQSFNRTFVPENKAEMTFSPGTDRSLAVYGYQHKDTKKQLFTIWANDYIPVESNATRNLSFTFSNANLDTPVYVDIITGGVYEIPASQWKKTGSLYTFTDIPIYDAPILIADKSLVTFQ, translated from the coding sequence ATGGATGCGGTTTTTTCTCAGTCCATTGATACATCGAAAGACCGGGTGAAAACAGATTTTTCAATTTCTCTGCCCCGATTGGGTAGCGTGAAGCCCCGCTCGACCAGAGAAATTGAATCTTCTAACTGGCTAATCGGCTGCGAGACGATGGACCGCGACTTTACCGATTATGACCAGTATAAGGAATATCTCGTTCCGCTGGGAATCAAGCGGTTGAGGATGCAGGCTGGCTGGGACAAAACCGAAAAAATAAAGGGTCAATATGACTGGGTATGGCTTGACCACATCATTGATGACGCTCATAAACGGGGGCTGAAACCCTGGCTGCAAACCTCATACGGCAACCATAATTATCCTAATGGGGGTGGGTCGAATTTGGGTGCCGGAGTGCCTACCTCTAACGAAGCACTGGAAGCCTGGGACCGCTGGGTGGAAGCGATGGTGAAACGGTATAAAGACAAAGTGGTAGACTGGGAAATCTGGAATGAACCCAACTTTGGCGACAATCAGGAGAACACCCCCGAAAAAGCGGCTGCCCTGAATATCCGAACCATCGACATTATCAAGCGCATCCAACCCGAAGCAAAGGTGTCGGGGCTGGCACTGGGACATATCGGATTGGATTATGCAGACCGGTTTTTCAAGGTGCTAGCCGAGAAAAAGAAGATCAACCTCTTCGATAATTTTACCTACCACGACTATACCTACAACCCCGATTCGCACTATCCGAAAGTAATGCAGTTACGGGCTGTCCTGGATAAATACGCGCCCACTATTCCACTGCGACAGGGCGAAAATGGTGCGCCATCGAGTCCCGGTTTTGGTCGGGGGGCCCTGGGTGATTACGAGTGGTCGGAGTTGACGCAGGCCAAATGGGACACCCGCCGGATGCTGGGCGATCTGGGGCACGACATTGAATCGAGTGTGTTCGGTATCATTGAAATGGCGTATACCAGCGGGCCCATTCATCGGCTCAACTACAAAGGGATTATCAAGTCTGATTCGACGAAACGGGCGATCCGGCCCAAAATCGCCTACTATGCCATTCAGAACGTGACGGCCATCTTCGACCATTCGCTTCAACGCATCAAAAAGCTGGAGCAAAGCTTCAATCGGACGTTTGTTCCTGAAAACAAGGCCGAAATGACCTTTTCGCCGGGTACCGACCGGAGCCTGGCCGTGTATGGCTACCAGCATAAAGACACAAAGAAACAGCTATTTACAATCTGGGCGAACGATTACATTCCCGTCGAGTCGAACGCAACCCGCAACCTGTCGTTCACGTTTTCCAACGCCAACCTCGACACGCCGGTTTACGTAGACATCATTACGGGTGGCGTGTACGAAATTCCGGCCAGTCAATGGAAAAAAACGGGCAGCCTCTACACCTTTACGGACATCCCGATCTACGACGCGCCCATCCTGATTGCCGATAAAAGCCTGGTGACATTTCAGTAA
- a CDS encoding heparinase II/III domain-containing protein: MRLLNRLWGVWLLHWLSTFANAQVQLQHLPDHPRLFANATRFVKVKNQTDSVSRQLRAYIRKTAEQTLTAEQIVYPSKGFKFGPMREVQGRIIVLAMSYRLTGDERFLNRARQELLQLAALPDWAPNHFLDVGEGALAAGIGLDWLYAELTPDERDQISRSIVQNALLPSLDVTEGNGSWVDGDFNWTQVCHSGLTVGALAIAEREPELARQIINRAIKNLPHAGAVYAPDGAYPEGPSYWSYGTTFHVLLIEALRSTLGTSFGLEQFPGFLKTADYNLQMVGPSGLDFNYSDYHLETQNEPIMIWFARETRRPDLVRQELVAVNTLYRAAVSNTKSSVHPNRHTPLELLWWEPTLAAPSTTASPRHWTSQGVLPMVVMRSAWNDPLATFVALKGGTPNHSHAHMDVGSFVLEADGVRWALDLGTESYDKMRAAKLDLWSYAQNSTRWSTFRVGPEGHNILRFDGAYQDITGKGEVNPLPTKKGSLGNSVDLTSLYRNQVVRVQRDLTLNADRSVTIEDQWSTGNKPVEASWQWLTKAAITRTPNGLLLRQDGKSLALIVESSVGRTIDIEDVSEAKNPQDSPNPGLSRIVVRLASPANCTTKLVVQIIPGSLYEPAQQK; this comes from the coding sequence ATGCGACTTCTAAACCGTTTGTGGGGAGTCTGGCTGCTACACTGGCTGAGTACGTTTGCCAACGCGCAGGTACAGCTTCAGCACCTACCCGACCACCCACGTTTGTTTGCCAATGCCACCCGGTTTGTCAAGGTGAAAAACCAGACCGACTCGGTCTCCCGACAACTGCGGGCTTACATTCGGAAAACCGCCGAACAAACACTGACGGCCGAGCAGATCGTGTACCCGTCGAAAGGTTTTAAATTCGGGCCAATGCGTGAGGTACAGGGACGAATAATCGTACTTGCCATGAGCTACCGGCTGACGGGCGACGAACGGTTTCTGAACAGGGCTCGGCAGGAGCTCCTTCAATTGGCTGCCCTGCCCGACTGGGCTCCGAACCATTTTCTGGACGTAGGCGAAGGAGCACTGGCGGCTGGCATCGGTCTCGACTGGCTGTATGCAGAGCTGACACCAGATGAACGCGATCAAATTTCCCGATCCATTGTCCAAAACGCCCTGTTGCCCTCATTGGACGTTACGGAGGGAAACGGGAGTTGGGTAGATGGTGATTTTAACTGGACGCAGGTGTGCCACAGCGGACTAACAGTGGGCGCTCTGGCCATTGCCGAACGGGAACCCGAACTGGCCAGACAAATTATTAACCGGGCCATTAAAAACCTGCCCCATGCCGGAGCCGTTTATGCACCCGACGGAGCCTATCCCGAAGGGCCTAGTTACTGGTCGTACGGCACTACGTTTCATGTGCTGCTTATCGAAGCACTGCGGTCGACACTGGGCACCAGCTTTGGGCTGGAACAGTTTCCCGGCTTCCTCAAAACCGCTGATTATAACCTGCAAATGGTGGGGCCGAGCGGCTTGGATTTCAACTATTCCGACTATCACCTCGAAACACAGAACGAGCCTATTATGATCTGGTTTGCGCGCGAAACCCGTCGCCCGGATCTCGTCCGGCAGGAGCTTGTCGCTGTCAATACATTGTACAGGGCGGCTGTTTCGAATACCAAATCCAGCGTTCATCCCAACCGGCATACGCCCCTCGAACTGCTGTGGTGGGAGCCCACGCTGGCCGCACCCTCCACGACGGCATCACCCCGCCACTGGACCTCGCAGGGCGTATTGCCTATGGTCGTGATGCGCTCGGCCTGGAATGACCCGCTGGCAACTTTTGTGGCCCTGAAAGGGGGGACGCCCAATCACTCCCACGCGCACATGGATGTAGGCAGTTTTGTACTCGAAGCCGATGGCGTTCGCTGGGCACTGGACCTGGGAACGGAAAGCTACGATAAGATGCGGGCGGCAAAACTCGATCTCTGGAGCTATGCCCAAAACAGTACCCGCTGGTCTACATTCCGGGTTGGTCCGGAAGGGCACAACATCCTCCGGTTTGATGGAGCCTATCAGGACATCACCGGCAAAGGCGAAGTCAATCCGTTACCGACAAAAAAGGGTAGCCTGGGAAACTCGGTCGATCTGACATCCCTTTACCGGAACCAGGTCGTTCGTGTACAACGCGACCTGACGCTCAATGCCGACCGGTCGGTGACCATTGAAGACCAGTGGTCTACCGGTAACAAACCCGTTGAAGCGTCGTGGCAGTGGCTCACCAAAGCAGCCATAACCCGGACCCCGAACGGCTTGCTGTTGCGTCAGGATGGTAAGTCACTAGCCTTAATCGTTGAATCGTCGGTTGGTAGAACCATCGACATTGAGGATGTTTCGGAAGCAAAAAATCCGCAGGATTCCCCCAATCCGGGTTTGAGCCGGATTGTCGTTCGGTTGGCGTCGCCAGCCAATTGCACCACTAAACTAGTAGTTCAGATCATTCCGGGAAGTCTATACGAACCAGCGCAACAGAAGTAA
- a CDS encoding sulfatase — protein sequence MKQLLFLLLLPMGIMAQSPRPNIVLIVADDLGYTDLSCYGHKRHQTPFIDSLARKGIRFTQAYAASPVCSPSRAAILTGKHPARLQLTNFLGGLRTDSLSPVDPAPWRQYLPSSEVTLAERLRTLGYQTGMVGKWHLGGADSLAPWSQGFGYTRVIGRNGLDYYKYGIYEDSYKTEFRDNGQAYLTDKLTDYAVDFIQQADRQKPFFLYVPYSAPHVMIIPRADKLNKYLMNYNKWGEDYNPYYAAMLESLDDGVGRIVAKLNELGLTKNTLVIFTSDNGGVGLPELGPTPTNLAPLRKWKGHVYEGGIRVPLVVSWPGTIPQNQTATSYVINTDFTPTLLDLIGHPIPTQETPDGRSFRTLLTNPTDSLNRGAIFWHYPHFSNQLGRPAGAVRLGDWKLVESYETGQRELFNLRNDLSESHDLSQNNTAKTAELAKLLRNWRQEVGASMPVRKAK from the coding sequence ATGAAGCAACTCCTTTTCCTGCTACTACTACCTATGGGGATAATGGCTCAGTCACCCCGACCGAATATCGTCCTGATTGTAGCCGACGATCTGGGTTATACCGATCTGAGCTGCTATGGTCATAAACGCCACCAAACGCCGTTTATTGACTCGCTGGCGCGGAAAGGCATTCGGTTCACACAAGCCTATGCCGCTAGTCCGGTTTGTTCACCCAGTCGGGCTGCTATACTGACAGGCAAGCACCCGGCCCGCCTTCAATTGACCAATTTTCTGGGTGGTCTACGAACCGATTCCCTTTCGCCTGTCGATCCGGCTCCCTGGCGGCAATACCTGCCCAGTTCAGAAGTAACGCTCGCTGAGCGCTTACGCACACTGGGGTATCAGACGGGAATGGTCGGGAAGTGGCATCTGGGGGGCGCTGATTCACTGGCCCCCTGGTCGCAGGGATTTGGCTATACCCGGGTTATTGGTCGTAATGGGCTGGATTATTACAAGTATGGTATTTATGAGGATAGCTATAAAACCGAATTCCGTGACAACGGTCAGGCGTATCTGACCGATAAACTGACCGACTACGCCGTTGACTTTATTCAGCAGGCCGACCGCCAGAAGCCCTTTTTCCTGTATGTGCCCTATTCGGCTCCCCATGTTATGATTATACCCCGTGCCGACAAGCTGAATAAATACCTGATGAATTACAATAAGTGGGGCGAAGACTACAATCCGTACTACGCAGCCATGCTCGAAAGTCTCGACGACGGCGTAGGGCGGATCGTGGCGAAATTGAACGAGTTGGGACTAACTAAAAACACCCTCGTCATTTTTACATCCGATAATGGGGGCGTAGGATTGCCCGAACTGGGTCCAACGCCAACCAATCTGGCTCCGCTTCGGAAATGGAAAGGCCATGTCTACGAAGGTGGAATTCGGGTGCCGCTGGTGGTGAGCTGGCCGGGTACGATTCCGCAGAACCAGACAGCAACCAGTTACGTTATCAATACCGATTTTACTCCCACACTGCTGGACCTGATTGGCCACCCCATACCGACTCAGGAAACACCCGACGGCCGAAGTTTTCGGACGTTATTGACAAACCCAACCGACTCACTTAATCGGGGCGCTATTTTCTGGCATTATCCGCATTTCAGCAATCAGTTGGGACGACCGGCCGGAGCCGTTCGTCTGGGCGACTGGAAACTGGTGGAGAGCTACGAAACGGGTCAGCGCGAGCTGTTCAACCTACGTAACGACCTTAGTGAATCGCATGACCTAAGCCAGAATAATACGGCTAAAACCGCTGAATTAGCCAAATTGCTCCGTAACTGGCGGCAGGAAGTCGGCGCATCCATGCCGGTGCGAAAAGCTAAATAA
- a CDS encoding RNA polymerase sigma factor: MNNRLTTSEHVQLWNACRAGSRDAFSQLYDLFAADLYRYGYNLVRNKPLVEDCLHGLFLHIYENRDRLGATDNIRFYLYRALRRRLLDAVSRLKRLSSEEYHFDQADLFSQSYEQAMVERELADQQNWVVRAELNKLPKRQKEILYLVYMKGLTYQQAAEVMDISIKTVYNTLNVALKSLRVYVQKSLEKLGAL; this comes from the coding sequence ATGAATAACCGACTGACTACCAGCGAACACGTCCAGTTGTGGAATGCCTGTCGTGCCGGAAGCCGCGACGCTTTCTCGCAGCTCTATGATTTGTTTGCGGCAGATTTGTATCGGTATGGGTATAACCTGGTTCGGAACAAGCCTCTCGTTGAAGATTGCCTGCACGGCTTGTTTCTGCATATATACGAAAACCGGGATCGGCTGGGTGCTACCGATAACATCCGGTTCTATCTCTACCGGGCTTTGCGCCGTCGGTTGCTGGATGCAGTAAGTCGGCTGAAGCGGTTGTCTTCGGAGGAGTACCATTTTGATCAGGCCGATCTTTTCAGTCAGTCCTATGAGCAGGCCATGGTTGAACGGGAATTGGCCGACCAGCAAAACTGGGTAGTCAGGGCAGAACTGAACAAACTGCCCAAGCGCCAGAAAGAGATACTTTATCTGGTGTACATGAAAGGGCTGACGTATCAGCAAGCCGCTGAGGTGATGGATATATCCATAAAAACGGTCTACAACACTCTCAACGTAGCCCTGAAGAGTCTACGGGTTTATGTGCAGAAATCATTAGAGAAACTGGGTGCTTTATAA
- a CDS encoding ABC transporter permease: MRILLQERIYSLTLTILLVGVGATIAFPQTFPTMGNWSQLLLNLSNDTIVAIGMMLLLVSGAFDLSVGSVVAFSGGVAAYGMMALNLPIPLALLTALACAGVIGLANGYLIAYQGINPMIQTLATMGIVRGGALLMGGSGIQNLPYWFNAISQSRLLGVQMPVWYMLMLVGTFAFLMNKTIFFRRYYYIGGNERAAELSGIRVKKMKLWGFVMTSLLAGAAGILLASRLGTALPTAGRGLELRVITAVILGGASLSGGHGKIPGALLGAVFMGLVSNVMVLARVSGYWQEIILGLILITAVWTDKALQKRVTLS, translated from the coding sequence ATGCGCATACTTCTTCAGGAACGAATCTATTCGCTGACATTAACGATTTTGCTGGTGGGCGTTGGCGCGACAATAGCTTTTCCGCAGACGTTTCCAACCATGGGAAACTGGAGTCAGCTCCTGCTGAATCTGAGTAACGATACCATTGTGGCCATCGGGATGATGCTGCTGTTAGTATCCGGGGCTTTTGATTTATCAGTTGGCTCGGTCGTTGCGTTTTCGGGTGGAGTGGCCGCGTATGGTATGATGGCATTGAACCTGCCCATACCCCTGGCACTGCTCACAGCACTGGCCTGCGCCGGGGTTATCGGGCTTGCGAATGGTTATCTGATTGCTTATCAAGGCATAAATCCCATGATTCAGACGCTGGCCACCATGGGTATCGTTCGGGGTGGAGCGCTCCTAATGGGTGGCTCCGGTATTCAGAATCTACCCTACTGGTTTAATGCCATCAGTCAATCCCGCCTGCTGGGGGTACAGATGCCCGTATGGTACATGTTGATGCTGGTGGGTACGTTTGCTTTCCTGATGAATAAAACGATATTTTTTCGGCGCTACTACTACATTGGCGGCAACGAACGAGCAGCAGAACTGTCGGGAATCCGCGTTAAAAAGATGAAGCTCTGGGGCTTTGTCATGACCTCTTTACTGGCTGGAGCAGCTGGTATTTTGCTAGCCTCCCGACTCGGCACCGCCTTGCCCACCGCAGGCCGCGGCCTGGAACTCAGGGTGATTACGGCCGTCATTCTGGGGGGGGCCAGTTTGTCGGGTGGGCACGGCAAAATTCCCGGCGCGTTGCTTGGTGCGGTATTCATGGGGCTGGTCAGCAATGTAATGGTACTCGCCCGGGTGTCGGGCTACTGGCAGGAAATCATTCTCGGTCTGATTTTAATTACCGCCGTCTGGACCGATAAAGCCCTACAAAAACGGGTGACTCTATCATGA